The genome window GGACCCCAGCCGACTCCCGCGCGAGTGGTGGTGGAAAGGCGTGTGGATCGACGTGAAGCTGCCTGAGAACACCTTTGCTGGTGTGCTGATCCCTGTCGAACACGGACGCTGGCTGGTCACCATCGCCGGGGTCGCGAAACATTATCCACCGAGCGACGAGGCCGGCTTCATGGCCACCCTGCCGCAACTGCGCTCGCCGATCATTGACGAAATGGTGCGGCTTGCGGAACCGATTTCCCCGGTGTACAGCAATCGCGCCATGGCGAATCGATTCCGTCATTACGAGCAATGGCAGGAACGACTCGATAGATTTATCGCCCTGGGTGATGCCGCCTGTGCCTTCAACCCGGTGTATGGGCAAGGGATGACCACCGGCGCGGTCTCCGCCACCATCTTGCGCGATTGCCTCAAACAAGGCGGGCCGACCAATCCCGACTTGCCGCAGCAATTTTTCCGCGCTCAGGCACGGTTTCAGCAAACCCCCTGGGGGCTCGCTACTGGCGCGGACTTCCGTTTCCCCAACACTGAAGGGCAACCTTCGCGCGTTAGTCACGTGATCGGCCCGTATATGGAAACCCTTTTTCAAGCTGGTGACGAAGACTCCGTCGTTCGTATCCAAGTCAGCCGCGTGCTGAACATGTTAAAGATGCCCCCGGCGTTGTTTGCCCCGCATATCGTCGCCCGCGTGGCGTGGTGGGCTTTGAAACGCAAGCTCTCTCGGAAAGGGGAAGCCGGATATTCCGAGCCGGCGATGCCGCCGGTATTGGCGTCGGCGGGATAATTTCGAGACGGCGGGGGCGCACGGCTGTAGAGAAACTGCAAGAGGTGAAATATGCACGATTACATCATCGTCGCCCTTATATTTGTGGTGTTCGCGATTGTTGGAGTCACAGCGTGGAAAGTGTCGCGCTAGACAGGGACACATCTCCTACGGCGGCACCCGGCTCCTTGCGGACGATCCGCGAGGCGGCAAATCCACAGTTAGGCTATTACAAACAATAGTCAAGAGTAGAGTAACCAGTAGGGATGGACAGATGTATAAGAGAATCTCCGAGTTTCCAAACAATACTGACGAACTAGCCAGGCCCGAGTTGGCCGCTTTATCTAAAGTTTGGCTTGAACGGAAGACTGAACTAGAGAAAGGTGGCGCGTACCAGGAGTTCCTGAAAAAGCTCCAGCGCGAATGGGCTATAGAAACGGGAATTATTGAGCGACTGTATGGGTGGGATCGTGGAGTAACCGAGGTCCTTATTGAACAGGGTATAGATTCTACACTCATCGCCCATCAAGGAGGATTGCAACGTTCACAGGCTGATCATGTCAAGAATTTGATTGATGATCAAATCGCTATTGTTGAAGGATTATTTTCTTTCGTAAAAGGCGGGCAATCATTAACTGAGCACTTTATTAGAAGCATGCAAGCTCAGTTTACGGCTCACCAAGAATACACAGAAGCACAGACGCCGGATGGTCAGATTATTCAGGTAACACTAGTTCGAGGAGAATACAAAAAGCTACCCAATAACCCTCGTCGCCCTGACGGACTGGTACATGAATATTGTCCTTGGGAGTTTGTCAAAGAAGAGATGGAACACCTCGTGCGATGGTACCAAGAAGCGGAGGGGAGCACGCCGCCGGAGATCCTTTCCGCGTGGTTGCACCACCGATTTACACAAATTCATCCGTTCCAGGATGGCAATGGTCGGGTAGCACGAGCTCTTGCGACGCTTGTTTTTTTAAAAGCAGGATTATTCCCTCTCGTTATTCGGGATGCTGACCGCAAGCAATACATCGCTGCACTTGAAGCCGCCGATGCGGGTGAGCTATCGGGTCTTGTGCAACTTTTTGCAAAACGTCAACGAGATTCCATTCTGGCAGCGATTGGTCTCGAACAACAGGTACAGCAAGCACGTTACGCAGAAGAGATTATCTCTGCCGCTATTCGAGCGCTCAAGGAGCGTGTCATTGCTCAAACCGAGCGCGTCAAACAGGTCTATAGGGTTGCAGATCAACTCCGCGCAACTGCTTTTGCGCAACTTGCTGACATTGCTGCCAATCTTGATAGACAACTGAAAGAAGTTACTCCATCAAATCCTTCTCCCTACCATGCGCGAGCAGATTACGCCGATGATAATTCACCCCAAAAACATTATTTCTACAACCAGATTGTAGAGATTGCCAAAGGATTTAAGTATTTCGCAAATCTAGAGCGGTATCGGACGTGGGTGCGACTATCAATAACCACTGAGGAAACTTTTGAATTAGTCGTGAGCTTTCACGGATACGGGCACGGCAACGACGGGATAATGGTAGCCTCAGCTTTTACGTCGCAGCGTGTCCCTCGGGAAGAAGGCGGGAAGGAGCCTGTAAATACACAGGCAGTAGCTCAAGAATTGTTCCAATTTAACTACGCTGAAGCTTCTAAAAGTACAGAAAGACGCTTCAAAGAGTGGTTGGAAAATGTCATTGCTATTGCGTTGGCAGAATGGAAGCGTCTGTTACAGGCCTAAACATGTGCATGCAGCTGACGGCCTACAGCCTCCGCTCGTTCCTCGCTTCAGCTTCCGGGCGCGGCTGACGCTGAACAATGAAGCTCAAGTCACGTCATGAACGAAGATCTCGTCTGGCTTGCATCTACAGATGATGAGCTTAGCTCCGCAGGCGAAGCCGAATGGCAACGCCTGCAACGATAACTAGAGTTTGCCGACGGCTTTTGGCTGGGATTCATTTTCTCCTCCGTTTCACTTGCTATTGCTACCCTCCGGCGACGTACCGAGCAGTTCTTTGGCCAACAAGGGCAAGCGCTGCGGATCGTTCCCCTCACCAACCCGGATTCTTTCCAGACCGTGCTGCCTCTACTGTTTGAGGCTACTTCTGCCAAAAGCTGAAAACCGAGCAAGAGACGCAATTTT of Deltaproteobacteria bacterium contains these proteins:
- a CDS encoding 2-polyprenyl-6-methoxyphenol hydroxylase-like oxidoreductase, whose protein sequence is MAKTHAIVIGGSMAGLSAGRVLSDFFDQVTVIDRDAYPEGALERPGVPQSRHVHALLARGRQELDGLFPGFSQVMCEGGVHELDFPSSFATLRPTGWAPRANNRLPLFFASRAQIEATVRGLFRKLPNVTLLERTTVTGLAATRQDHLTATGVHLTPLDGGASITLEADLIVDASGRASKAPEWFRELDLTPPQETIVDSFAGYSSRWFKAPDPSRLPREWWWKGVWIDVKLPENTFAGVLIPVEHGRWLVTIAGVAKHYPPSDEAGFMATLPQLRSPIIDEMVRLAEPISPVYSNRAMANRFRHYEQWQERLDRFIALGDAACAFNPVYGQGMTTGAVSATILRDCLKQGGPTNPDLPQQFFRAQARFQQTPWGLATGADFRFPNTEGQPSRVSHVIGPYMETLFQAGDEDSVVRIQVSRVLNMLKMPPALFAPHIVARVAWWALKRKLSRKGEAGYSEPAMPPVLASAG
- a CDS encoding Fic family protein — its product is MYKRISEFPNNTDELARPELAALSKVWLERKTELEKGGAYQEFLKKLQREWAIETGIIERLYGWDRGVTEVLIEQGIDSTLIAHQGGLQRSQADHVKNLIDDQIAIVEGLFSFVKGGQSLTEHFIRSMQAQFTAHQEYTEAQTPDGQIIQVTLVRGEYKKLPNNPRRPDGLVHEYCPWEFVKEEMEHLVRWYQEAEGSTPPEILSAWLHHRFTQIHPFQDGNGRVARALATLVFLKAGLFPLVIRDADRKQYIAALEAADAGELSGLVQLFAKRQRDSILAAIGLEQQVQQARYAEEIISAAIRALKERVIAQTERVKQVYRVADQLRATAFAQLADIAANLDRQLKEVTPSNPSPYHARADYADDNSPQKHYFYNQIVEIAKGFKYFANLERYRTWVRLSITTEETFELVVSFHGYGHGNDGIMVASAFTSQRVPREEGGKEPVNTQAVAQELFQFNYAEASKSTERRFKEWLENVIAIALAEWKRLLQA